A genomic window from Xyrauchen texanus isolate HMW12.3.18 chromosome 15, RBS_HiC_50CHRs, whole genome shotgun sequence includes:
- the LOC127656000 gene encoding C-X-C chemokine receptor type 3-like, with translation MELDLYGLFEQNNTFDYSDYEYKEEGCPSSKVSGTMAVLIPFLYSVGLLWGLLGNGLILVILWRKRWNFSVMDIFVLYLGIADSLLLLTLPLWAVDAVKGWIVGTGFCKLAGALLKINFYCGIFLLALISLDCYLSIIRSVQMYSRKKPLVIHCCCGIVWFLCLLLSIPDWINLKAISDQTDHGKWECNYSYSSDSWRLASRLLHLVVGFTLPALVILFCCSCILLNLRQACNGIQKKKDKRTHVLVALVLAFFISWTPYTIALIVDTAQPVDNVSTTGAERCDGRRWTASKATDILGLLHCVVNPVIYLCLSKEFKRRTLALVKFSGCDTDSNDVSLWDTVGVNDSTNVQEKEQGSLQLMNGITQTNKTQDQDN, from the exons ATGGAGCTAGATCTGTACGGACTGTTTGAGCAAAACAACACATTCGACTACAGTGATTATGAATACAAGGAGGAGGGCTGCCCATCTAGCAAAGTGTCTGGAACCATGGCAGTCCTCATTCCCTTTCTTTACTCCGTGGGGCTCTTATGGGGATTGCTAGGAAATGGACTCATACTGGTAATACTGTGGCGAAAAAGATGGAACTTTAGTGTGATGGACATCTTCGTCCTCTATCTGGGCATAGCGGACAGTCTGCTGTTGCTGACATTGCCTCTGTGGGCTGTAGATGCGGTGAAGGGGTGGATCGTTGGCACAGGATTCTGCAAACTGGCTGGAGCTTTGCTCAAG ATCAATTTCTACTGTGGCATCTTCTTGCTGGCCCTCATCAGCCTTGACTGTTACCTGTCCATCATCCGTAGTGTTCAGATGTATTCTCGCAAAAAGCCTCTGGTGATTCACTGTTGCTGCGGGATCGTCTGGTTCTTGTGTCTGCTACTGTCCATTCCCGATTGGATCAATCTGAAGGCCATCAGTGATCAAACCGATCATGGTAAATGGGAATGCAATTACTCTTACTCCTCTGATTCCTGGCGTCTTGCATCGCGTTTGCTACATCTTGTTGTGGGTTTCACTCTACCGGCACTAGTAATCCTCTTCTGTTGTTCCTGCATTCTTCTAAACCTACGCCAGGCCTGCAATGGCATCCAGAAGAAGAAGGACAAAAGGACACATGTACTTGTAGCCCTGGTGCTGGCCTTCTTCATCAGCTGGACACCCTACACCATTGCCCTCATTGTAGACACTGCTCAGCCAGTGGATAATGTCTCCACAACAGGAGCAGAAAGGTGTGATGGAAGGAGATGGACCGCTAGCAAAGCAACAGATATACTAGGGCTTCTTCATTGTGTTGTCAATCCTGTGATTTACCTTTGTCTCTCCAAAGAGTTCAAGCGACGCACTCTGGCTTTGGTCAAGTTCAGTGGTTGTGATACAGACAGCAATGATGTTTCCCTTTGGGACACAGTGGGGGTAAATGATAGCACTAATGTCCAAGAGAAGGAACAAGGTTCACTTCAGCTTATGAATGgaattacacaaacaaacaaaacccaGGATCAGGATAATTAA